From the Roseibium salinum genome, one window contains:
- the adh gene encoding aldehyde dehydrogenase codes for MNEMPSFAKETASPFKSRYDNFIGGKFVPPVNGRYFNNITPISGKTVCEVARSDAADVELALDAAHAAREAWGRTAAAERANILLKIADVMEDNLDLLAQAETWDNGKPIRETTAADIPLSIDHFRYFAGVLRGQEGTMSEIDADTVAYHFHEPLGVVGQIIPWNFSVLMAAWKLAPALAAGNCVILKPAEQTPAAILVLAELIGDLLPAGVLNIVNGYGAEVGAPLAKSPRIAKIAFTGSTQTGRMIMQYATENLIPVTLELGGKSPNIFFSDVMREDDAFLDKAIEGFVLFAFNQGEVCTCPSRALIQEDIYEAFIERAIARVKAIKQGDPRLPDTMVGAQASREQQDKILSYLSIGVEEGAQVLCGGAEARLEGELSGGFYIQPTILKGHNKMRVFQEEIFGPVVSVTTFKDEAEALAIANDTMYGLGAGVWTRDANRCYRFGRAIEAGRVWVNNYHAYPAHAAFGGYKQSGIGRETHKMMLDHYQQTKNMLVSYNPNKLGFF; via the coding sequence ATGAATGAAATGCCCAGTTTCGCGAAAGAGACCGCTTCGCCCTTCAAGAGCCGCTATGACAACTTCATCGGCGGGAAATTCGTGCCGCCGGTGAACGGCCGCTATTTCAACAACATCACGCCGATCTCCGGCAAGACCGTCTGCGAGGTCGCCCGTTCGGACGCCGCCGATGTGGAACTGGCCCTGGATGCCGCCCACGCCGCCAGGGAGGCCTGGGGCCGGACGGCAGCGGCCGAGCGTGCCAACATCCTGCTCAAGATCGCCGACGTCATGGAAGACAACCTTGATCTGCTGGCACAGGCGGAGACATGGGACAACGGCAAGCCGATCCGCGAAACCACCGCGGCCGACATACCGCTGTCCATCGACCACTTCCGCTATTTCGCCGGCGTGCTCCGCGGCCAGGAAGGCACGATGTCCGAAATCGATGCCGACACGGTTGCCTACCACTTCCATGAGCCGCTCGGCGTGGTCGGCCAGATCATTCCCTGGAACTTCTCGGTGCTGATGGCCGCCTGGAAGCTCGCTCCGGCGCTGGCCGCCGGCAACTGCGTCATCCTGAAACCGGCCGAGCAGACGCCGGCCGCGATCCTCGTGCTGGCCGAACTGATCGGCGACCTGCTGCCCGCGGGCGTTCTGAACATCGTCAACGGCTATGGCGCCGAGGTCGGTGCACCGCTTGCCAAATCACCGCGCATTGCCAAGATCGCCTTTACCGGCTCCACGCAGACCGGCCGCATGATCATGCAGTACGCGACGGAAAACCTGATCCCGGTGACGCTGGAACTGGGCGGCAAATCCCCGAACATCTTCTTCTCCGACGTCATGCGGGAAGACGACGCGTTCCTGGACAAGGCCATCGAAGGCTTCGTGCTGTTCGCCTTCAACCAGGGCGAAGTCTGCACCTGCCCGAGCCGTGCGCTGATCCAGGAAGACATCTACGAGGCCTTCATCGAGCGGGCGATCGCCCGGGTCAAGGCCATCAAGCAGGGCGACCCGCGCTTGCCAGACACAATGGTCGGCGCCCAGGCCAGCCGCGAGCAGCAGGACAAGATCCTGTCCTATCTTTCCATCGGGGTGGAAGAAGGCGCCCAGGTACTGTGCGGCGGAGCGGAAGCAAGGCTTGAGGGCGAACTCTCGGGCGGCTTCTACATCCAGCCGACCATCCTGAAAGGCCACAACAAGATGCGGGTGTTCCAGGAGGAAATCTTCGGCCCTGTCGTCTCCGTCACCACCTTCAAGGATGAAGCGGAAGCGCTCGCGATCGCCAACGACACCATGTACGGCCTCGGCGCCGGCGTCTGGACCCGCGACGCCAACCGCTGCTACCGCTTCGGCCGCGCCATCGAGGCCGGACGCGTGTGGGTGAACAACTACCACGCCTACCCGGCCCATGCGGCCTTCGGCGGCTACAAGCAGTCGGGCATCGGCCGCGAAACCCACAAGATGATGCTCGATCACTATCAGCAGACCAAGAACATGCTGGTCAGCTACAACCCGAACAAGCTGGGTTTCTTCTAG
- a CDS encoding winged helix-turn-helix transcriptional regulator, protein MPLKMRRNLSPKPPEPCMLTECMQVIAGAWAPNVIWSLRAGRRRFSELKADIPPVSSKVLSARLSELEERGVLSRHVRPTSPPSVEYELTELGQELIPALEAIVQVGHKLKLMRAHELDSEAAE, encoded by the coding sequence ATGCCGCTCAAGATGCGCAGGAACCTGAGCCCCAAGCCGCCCGAGCCTTGCATGCTGACGGAATGCATGCAGGTGATCGCCGGAGCCTGGGCGCCCAACGTAATCTGGAGCCTGCGGGCCGGGCGACGCCGCTTCAGTGAACTCAAGGCCGACATTCCGCCGGTTTCCTCCAAGGTCCTGTCCGCGCGCCTGTCGGAACTGGAAGAGCGCGGCGTCCTTTCGCGTCACGTCCGCCCGACATCCCCACCTTCCGTCGAATATGAACTGACCGAACTCGGCCAGGAACTGATCCCCGCACTTGAGGCGATTGTTCAGGTAGGGCACAAGCTGAAGCTGATGCGCGCTCATGAGCTCGATTCCGAGGCGGCCGAGTAG
- a CDS encoding glutathione binding-like protein, whose product MKLFYKPGACSMAAHILLNETGTSFQLEKVDTGAGITETGAQYSLTNPRGYVPALQLQTGEVLTENVAILSWLAERNPDLAGPEDGGLARFRQLEILSFLTAELHKAFGPYFSGVDASEAEKADNLRKLKTRISQFDALLAKGGDYLLGSAFTVADAYAFVILNWTGFIGVSLADWPRTEVYVARIRARPSAQKALAAEGLAA is encoded by the coding sequence ATGAAACTCTTCTACAAACCCGGCGCCTGTTCCATGGCGGCGCACATTCTGCTGAATGAAACCGGTACGTCCTTTCAACTGGAGAAGGTGGATACCGGAGCCGGGATCACCGAAACGGGTGCGCAATACTCCCTTACCAATCCGCGCGGCTACGTCCCGGCCCTGCAACTTCAAACCGGCGAAGTGCTGACGGAAAACGTCGCGATCCTCTCCTGGCTGGCGGAGCGGAATCCTGATCTTGCCGGTCCGGAAGATGGCGGCCTCGCGCGCTTCCGGCAGCTGGAAATCCTCAGCTTCCTTACCGCGGAGTTGCACAAGGCGTTCGGCCCGTACTTCTCCGGCGTGGACGCCTCAGAGGCGGAAAAAGCCGACAATCTCCGCAAACTCAAGACCAGGATCAGCCAGTTCGACGCGCTTCTGGCGAAAGGCGGCGACTATCTCCTCGGGAGTGCCTTTACCGTCGCGGATGCCTACGCGTTCGTTATCCTGAACTGGACGGGTTTCATAGGCGTTTCGCTGGCCGACTGGCCGCGCACCGAGGTCTATGTCGCCCGTATCAGGGCCCGGCCATCCGCCCAAAAGGCCCTCGCGGCGGAGGGACTGGCGGCATGA
- a CDS encoding nuclear transport factor 2 family protein — protein sequence MSDALNALQGVLSDYFDALHHCDTALLQEVFHPRAVYATADETPPLHRTMEDYVPVVAARQSPASRGEQRKDAIDEIQLAGENTAFARVRCSIGDKDFVDFLTFVREDGRWQIMSKVFHIKPSRSA from the coding sequence ATGAGCGACGCTCTGAATGCACTCCAAGGCGTCCTCTCGGACTATTTCGACGCGCTTCATCATTGCGACACCGCCCTTCTGCAGGAAGTGTTTCACCCAAGGGCTGTTTATGCGACGGCCGACGAGACGCCGCCGCTGCACCGGACGATGGAGGATTACGTGCCGGTTGTCGCTGCCCGCCAGTCGCCGGCCTCGCGCGGCGAACAACGCAAAGACGCGATCGATGAAATCCAGCTTGCCGGCGAGAACACCGCCTTTGCCAGGGTCCGCTGCAGCATCGGCGACAAGGATTTCGTCGACTTCCTGACTTTCGTGCGCGAAGACGGCCGCTGGCAGATCATGTCGAAGGTTTTTCACATCAAACCCAGCCGGAGCGCATGA
- a CDS encoding tautomerase family protein has protein sequence MPYVNIQVTREGVTPAQKARLIKGATDLLADVLGKNPSTTFVVIEEVEFENWGIGGLPVQEYRARPGSE, from the coding sequence ATGCCCTACGTCAACATCCAAGTGACCCGCGAGGGCGTCACGCCGGCCCAAAAGGCCCGTCTCATCAAGGGGGCGACCGACTTGCTGGCCGACGTGCTCGGCAAGAACCCATCGACCACCTTTGTGGTCATCGAGGAGGTCGAGTTTGAGAACTGGGGCATCGGCGGACTGCCGGTGCAGGAATACCGGGCACGGCCAGGATCGGAATAG
- a CDS encoding DUF4166 domain-containing protein, whose amino-acid sequence MSRILYRAILGEEFDRLPPQIRDMHRFAARAKGTAGVSQGRSWAARLICRLTRLPRPASNVPVETSFEPLETGERWTRRFDGQPFQTDMLPGTRESFPCMLERLGPFLFKMRVTATAEGIDLTPEQVLLGPLRIPPALAPRPLGRERVVDGHYHFSVEVRFPLIGKVFGYQGTLQPSEFVAEAEPAADPSSLEAHQRLAPAAD is encoded by the coding sequence ATGTCTCGCATTCTCTACCGGGCCATATTGGGTGAGGAATTTGACCGGCTGCCGCCGCAGATCCGCGATATGCACCGCTTCGCCGCACGTGCCAAGGGCACGGCCGGCGTCTCTCAGGGCCGATCCTGGGCGGCACGATTGATCTGCCGCCTGACCAGACTGCCGCGGCCCGCGAGCAACGTTCCCGTTGAAACGAGTTTCGAACCACTTGAAACCGGCGAACGGTGGACGCGGCGTTTCGACGGCCAACCGTTTCAGACCGACATGTTGCCCGGCACGCGCGAGAGCTTTCCCTGCATGCTGGAACGGCTCGGGCCGTTTCTCTTCAAGATGCGGGTAACGGCAACCGCAGAGGGGATCGACCTCACGCCGGAACAGGTCCTCCTGGGCCCGCTCAGGATACCGCCGGCGCTCGCGCCCAGGCCATTGGGGCGCGAGCGTGTGGTTGATGGCCACTATCATTTTTCCGTCGAGGTGCGCTTCCCGCTCATCGGGAAGGTATTCGGATATCAAGGCACGCTTCAGCCGAGCGAGTTCGTCGCGGAGGCTGAGCCCGCCGCGGATCCATCCTCACTCGAAGCCCACCAGCGCCTTGCGCCTGCGGCCGACTGA
- the tyrS gene encoding tyrosine--tRNA ligase — protein sequence MTRHMIEAGKPASKLRSEALAVLLERGLVHQCTDIEALDKTLSDGPLTAYAGFDATAASLHVGHLMPLMTMRWLQKLGHRPIIVLGGGTSRIGDPSFRKDARPMLEERQIAANIATIRRSVERLVDMDGPEGALLVDNAEWLNEFRFLEFLRDYGSQFTVNRMMTFDSVKSRLEAQLPLTVLEFCYMMLQAVDFLELAKRHDCVLQVGGSDQWGNIVNGVELGRRDGRKLHGLTVPLITTASGAKMGKTAAGAVWLHPEHLSPFGFWQFWRNTADADVARFLRLFTEIPMSEIERLAALEGAELNEAKKILATQVTSIVHGPEEARAALQQGDALFAGDSDILEPTHTLPLKILADGLGLLELVVAVGFATSNGEARRLVEGGGVRLNNHIVEDVRRRIAIGDLQANDRLSVSVGRRRKALVGFE from the coding sequence ATGACCAGACACATGATCGAAGCCGGGAAGCCGGCGTCTAAACTCAGATCCGAGGCGCTTGCCGTGCTTCTGGAGCGCGGGCTCGTGCACCAGTGCACGGATATCGAAGCGCTCGACAAGACCCTGTCCGACGGTCCGCTCACCGCCTATGCCGGGTTCGATGCCACGGCGGCAAGTCTGCATGTCGGCCATCTGATGCCGCTGATGACCATGCGCTGGCTGCAGAAACTCGGCCATCGGCCGATCATCGTGCTTGGCGGCGGAACCAGCCGGATCGGCGATCCGAGCTTCCGCAAGGATGCCCGGCCGATGCTTGAAGAGCGGCAGATTGCCGCCAATATCGCCACCATCCGGCGTTCGGTGGAGCGCCTTGTCGATATGGACGGGCCGGAGGGCGCGCTGCTGGTCGACAATGCGGAATGGCTGAACGAATTCCGCTTCCTGGAATTCCTGCGTGACTACGGCTCCCAGTTCACCGTGAACCGCATGATGACCTTCGACAGCGTCAAGTCGCGCCTGGAGGCGCAGCTGCCGCTGACGGTGCTGGAATTCTGCTACATGATGCTGCAGGCGGTGGATTTCCTGGAACTCGCCAAGCGCCACGACTGCGTTCTGCAGGTCGGCGGCTCCGACCAGTGGGGCAACATCGTCAATGGCGTGGAACTCGGCCGCCGGGACGGGCGCAAGCTCCACGGTCTCACCGTGCCGCTGATCACCACCGCAAGCGGTGCGAAGATGGGCAAGACGGCGGCCGGTGCTGTCTGGCTGCATCCCGAACACTTGTCGCCTTTCGGCTTCTGGCAGTTCTGGCGCAATACGGCGGACGCGGATGTCGCAAGGTTCCTGCGGCTCTTCACGGAAATCCCCATGAGCGAGATCGAACGGCTCGCCGCCCTGGAAGGAGCGGAACTGAACGAGGCCAAGAAGATCCTGGCGACCCAGGTGACGTCGATCGTCCACGGGCCGGAAGAAGCACGCGCGGCGCTGCAGCAGGGCGATGCGCTCTTTGCCGGAGACAGCGACATCCTGGAGCCGACACACACATTGCCGTTGAAGATCCTGGCGGACGGTCTGGGGCTGCTGGAACTTGTGGTGGCTGTCGGCTTTGCCACCTCCAACGGCGAGGCAAGGCGGCTTGTGGAAGGCGGCGGCGTGCGTCTCAACAATCACATCGTCGAGGATGTCCGACGGCGCATCGCGATCGGCGATCTTCAGGCCAATGACAGGCTGTCGGTTTCAGTCGGCCGCAGGCGCAAGGCGCTGGTGGGCTTCGAGTGA
- a CDS encoding hemerythrin domain-containing protein — protein sequence MTNSNHLDKRDGLPEEWLYLLKEYPRERWASSRNLGPLTEFWLARHNGFRQLGRSLDDLLVKFREGKMPVKQFGGTFAPRLQQFLSELHHHHMIEDEHYFPVFMAAEKRLVAGFELLENDHELIHHRIETVIGSANKLLGRLREGNRDKIRRASDDYAATSSTLVTGLMRHLDDEEDLIVPLILDRGEHDLGLS from the coding sequence ATGACCAATTCGAACCACCTCGATAAAAGAGACGGCCTGCCGGAAGAATGGCTGTATCTTCTGAAGGAATATCCTCGTGAGCGGTGGGCCTCCAGCCGCAACCTCGGCCCGCTGACGGAGTTCTGGCTGGCGCGTCACAACGGTTTCCGCCAGCTTGGGCGCAGCCTTGATGATCTGCTGGTCAAATTCCGCGAGGGGAAGATGCCGGTGAAGCAGTTCGGCGGAACCTTCGCACCGCGCCTGCAGCAGTTTCTCTCCGAGCTGCACCACCATCACATGATTGAGGACGAACACTATTTTCCTGTTTTCATGGCGGCGGAGAAGCGTCTCGTGGCTGGCTTTGAACTTCTGGAAAACGACCACGAGCTGATCCATCACCGCATCGAGACCGTCATCGGCAGCGCCAACAAGCTGCTCGGCCGGTTGCGCGAAGGCAACCGGGACAAGATTCGCCGCGCGTCCGACGACTATGCGGCAACCAGCAGCACGCTGGTCACCGGCCTGATGCGGCACCTGGACGACGAGGAAGACCTGATCGTACCGCTGATCCTCGACCGCGGCGAACACGACCTTGGTCTGTCCTGA
- a CDS encoding MarR family winged helix-turn-helix transcriptional regulator: MVDAWARLQRASGAVLSRVEARLKAEGFPPLGWYDVLLELRRAENRTLRPVDIEKRTLLAQYNVSRLIDRLAAAGYVEKLKAPDDRRGVVVRLLPEGESLLKSMWPVYRQAIETEFATRLDAEDAEALWKILTKLLP, encoded by the coding sequence ATGGTCGACGCCTGGGCTCGGCTGCAGCGCGCCAGCGGTGCCGTGCTGTCGCGGGTGGAGGCGAGGCTGAAGGCCGAAGGCTTTCCGCCGCTCGGCTGGTATGACGTGCTGCTGGAACTGCGCCGCGCGGAGAACCGGACCCTGCGCCCGGTGGATATCGAGAAGCGCACGCTGCTTGCCCAGTACAACGTCTCCCGCCTGATCGACCGGCTGGCCGCGGCCGGCTACGTGGAGAAACTGAAGGCGCCGGACGACCGCAGGGGCGTGGTCGTCCGCCTGCTTCCGGAGGGAGAGTCGCTGCTGAAATCCATGTGGCCGGTGTACCGCCAGGCCATCGAAACGGAATTCGCCACCCGTCTGGACGCGGAGGATGCGGAAGCCCTCTGGAAGATCCTGACCAAGTTGCTGCCCTGA
- a CDS encoding glutathione S-transferase family protein translates to MSLPLTLISHTLCPYVQRAAIVLDEKNVPFERIHVDLGNKPDWFRAASPLGKVPLLKVGEDRYLFESAPIVEYLDETQPGKLHPQDPTERAKHRAYVEFASQILNGIGALYNARDNTGFQAATEALRTKFSHLEEHVDMDGPFFAGASFSLVDAAFGPVFRYFDVLEGFTDLGVFDGLDRVRRWRQQLSQRPSVIGAVTEDYPGLLREFLRRRESWMSHLLDLAERGERIVAMQ, encoded by the coding sequence ATGTCCTTACCTCTCACCCTGATCAGTCACACGCTCTGCCCTTACGTGCAGCGCGCCGCGATCGTTCTCGACGAAAAGAACGTTCCCTTCGAGCGGATCCATGTCGACCTCGGCAACAAGCCGGACTGGTTCCGCGCCGCCTCGCCTCTCGGCAAGGTGCCGCTGTTGAAGGTCGGCGAAGACAGGTATCTGTTCGAGTCGGCTCCGATCGTGGAATACCTGGACGAAACCCAGCCGGGAAAGCTGCATCCTCAGGATCCCACTGAGCGGGCCAAGCACCGGGCCTATGTCGAATTCGCCTCGCAGATCCTGAACGGCATCGGCGCGCTCTACAACGCCAGGGACAATACCGGCTTTCAGGCCGCCACCGAGGCGCTGCGCACGAAGTTCAGCCATCTGGAGGAGCATGTCGACATGGACGGGCCCTTCTTCGCCGGGGCTTCGTTCTCCCTCGTCGATGCGGCCTTCGGTCCGGTTTTCCGCTATTTCGACGTCTTAGAGGGGTTTACGGATCTCGGGGTTTTCGACGGGCTGGACCGTGTCCGGCGCTGGCGGCAACAGCTTTCGCAGCGCCCGTCCGTCATCGGGGCCGTAACTGAGGACTATCCGGGCCTGTTGCGGGAGTTTCTGCGCAGGCGGGAGAGCTGGATGTCTCACCTGCTCGACCTTGCCGAGCGCGGGGAGAGGATTGTGGCGATGCAGTAG
- the gcvPB gene encoding aminomethyl-transferring glycine dehydrogenase subunit GcvPB, producing MSMNTQGRPTKPGESDGAFHPKTFTGNRGLDMEEPLIFEFGSLETTGVDLDEDEGAEFELGSHQRRSEIGLPGLAEPEAMRHYVRLSRNNYAIDSGLYPLGSCTMKHNPRLNEKMARLPGFGDIHPLQPVSSVPGALELIDELAHWLMVSTDMSAVAMSPKAGAHGELCGMMAIKAAHTAAGRDPKIVLVPESAHGTNPATAALLGYKVVSIDAKDDGTVDLGALKTTIAEHSGNIAGIMLTNPNTCGLFERDVKQIADLIHSVDAYFYCDGANFNAIVGKARPGDLGVDAMHINLHKTFSTPHGGGGPGSGPVVLSERLAPFAPLPFIRKRQKGLELVETEAATTKDEKPFGRMTAFHGQMGMYVRALSYMMSHGSDGLKQASEDAVLNANYIRVGLQDLMSLPFGKRPCMHEVLFDDSFLKDTGVTTLDFAKAMIDEGYHPMTMYFPLVVHGAMLIEPTESESRASLDLFVATMRDLVMSAKRGETERFSGAPYLAPRRRLDETTAARKPVLKWTEPEPAEVTPAAAE from the coding sequence ATGAGCATGAACACCCAGGGCCGTCCCACCAAACCGGGCGAATCCGACGGAGCCTTCCACCCCAAGACCTTCACCGGCAACCGCGGGCTCGACATGGAAGAGCCGCTGATCTTCGAATTCGGCTCGCTGGAAACCACCGGCGTCGATCTCGATGAAGACGAAGGTGCCGAATTCGAGCTCGGCAGCCATCAGCGCCGGTCCGAAATCGGTCTGCCGGGCCTTGCCGAACCGGAAGCCATGCGCCACTACGTGCGCCTGTCGCGCAACAACTATGCGATCGACAGCGGTCTCTATCCGCTCGGCTCGTGCACCATGAAGCACAATCCGCGGCTGAACGAGAAGATGGCCCGCCTGCCGGGCTTCGGCGACATTCATCCGCTGCAGCCGGTCTCTTCCGTTCCAGGTGCCCTGGAGCTGATCGACGAACTGGCGCACTGGCTGATGGTCTCCACCGACATGTCAGCCGTTGCCATGAGTCCGAAAGCGGGCGCCCATGGCGAACTGTGCGGCATGATGGCGATCAAGGCGGCCCATACGGCGGCCGGCCGCGATCCGAAGATCGTGCTGGTTCCCGAAAGCGCTCACGGCACCAACCCGGCCACCGCCGCGCTGCTCGGCTACAAGGTCGTCTCCATCGATGCCAAGGACGACGGCACGGTCGATCTCGGCGCCCTGAAGACCACCATTGCAGAGCACAGCGGCAACATCGCCGGCATCATGCTCACCAACCCGAACACCTGCGGGCTGTTCGAGCGGGACGTGAAGCAGATCGCCGATCTGATCCATTCGGTGGACGCCTATTTCTACTGCGACGGCGCCAACTTCAACGCCATTGTCGGCAAGGCCCGTCCCGGCGATCTCGGCGTCGATGCCATGCACATCAACCTGCACAAGACCTTTTCGACGCCGCATGGCGGCGGCGGTCCGGGCTCCGGCCCGGTGGTCCTGTCGGAGCGCCTCGCGCCCTTCGCGCCGCTGCCCTTCATCCGCAAGAGGCAGAAGGGTCTGGAACTGGTCGAGACGGAAGCCGCCACGACGAAGGATGAAAAGCCCTTCGGCCGTATGACCGCCTTCCACGGCCAGATGGGCATGTATGTGCGCGCGCTCTCCTACATGATGAGCCACGGCTCGGACGGGCTGAAACAGGCCTCGGAAGACGCGGTGCTGAATGCCAACTATATCCGCGTCGGCCTGCAGGACCTGATGAGCCTGCCTTTCGGCAAGCGTCCCTGCATGCACGAGGTGCTGTTCGACGACAGCTTCCTGAAGGACACCGGCGTCACCACACTCGATTTCGCCAAGGCGATGATCGACGAGGGCTACCACCCGATGACCATGTATTTCCCGCTGGTCGTTCACGGCGCGATGCTGATCGAGCCGACGGAGTCCGAAAGCCGGGCTTCGCTCGATCTTTTCGTCGCCACGATGCGCGATCTGGTCATGAGCGCCAAGCGCGGCGAAACGGAACGCTTCTCCGGCGCCCCCTATCTCGCCCCGCGCCGCCGCCTCGACGAAACCACCGCCGCCCGCAAGCCGGTCCTGAAATGGACCGAGCCCGAACCGGCCGAGGTGACCCCGGCCGCGGCGGAATAG
- the gcvPA gene encoding aminomethyl-transferring glycine dehydrogenase subunit GcvPA has product MRYLPLNDTDRSDMLARIGVKSIDELFADIPENVRLERLLDLPKRASELEVERKLSHMAAKNTSAGSVPFFVGAGAYKHHVPATVDHLIQRSEFLTSYTPYQPEITQGTLQYLFEFQTQVARLTAMDVANASMYDGSTGTGEAVLMAHRVTKRNKAVLSGGLHPQYREVVEGLSNMAGDKVVSLPADPTGTEDILAQIDDETSCVVVQSPSFYGQLIDLKPIAEKAHEHNALLIAVFTEVVSLGLIEPPGTQGADIVVGEGQSIGNGLNFGGPYVGLFATRQKYVRQMPGRLCGETVDAEGKRGFVLTLSTREQHIRRDKATSNICTNSGLCCLAFTIHMSLLGQAGLTKLARINHANAVKLKKRLADVPGVEVLNKAYFNEFTIALPKVAEDVVEQLSQRGILAGLPVSRLEPGNKDLANLLVVASTEVNTDEDRAAFADALKEVLA; this is encoded by the coding sequence ATGCGCTACCTGCCTTTGAACGATACCGACCGCAGCGACATGCTTGCGCGGATCGGCGTCAAATCGATTGACGAGCTCTTCGCGGACATTCCCGAGAATGTCCGCCTGGAGCGCCTTTTGGACCTACCGAAACGTGCCAGCGAACTGGAAGTGGAGCGCAAGCTCTCGCACATGGCCGCGAAGAACACCTCTGCGGGCTCCGTGCCGTTCTTCGTCGGTGCCGGTGCCTACAAGCACCACGTTCCGGCTACGGTCGATCATCTGATCCAGCGGTCCGAGTTTCTGACCTCCTATACGCCTTACCAGCCGGAAATCACGCAGGGCACGCTGCAATACCTGTTCGAGTTCCAGACCCAGGTCGCCCGTCTCACCGCCATGGATGTCGCCAACGCCTCCATGTATGACGGCTCCACCGGCACCGGCGAGGCGGTGCTGATGGCGCACCGGGTGACCAAGCGCAACAAGGCGGTGCTTTCCGGCGGGCTCCATCCGCAATACCGGGAAGTCGTCGAGGGTCTCTCCAACATGGCCGGCGACAAGGTCGTCAGCCTGCCGGCCGACCCGACGGGCACCGAGGACATTCTTGCCCAGATCGATGACGAGACCTCCTGCGTCGTGGTCCAGTCGCCGTCCTTCTACGGCCAGCTGATCGACCTGAAGCCGATTGCCGAAAAGGCCCACGAGCACAATGCGCTGCTGATTGCTGTCTTCACCGAGGTGGTATCGCTCGGCCTCATCGAGCCGCCGGGAACGCAAGGCGCGGACATCGTCGTCGGCGAAGGCCAGTCCATCGGCAACGGCCTCAACTTCGGCGGCCCTTACGTGGGCCTGTTTGCCACGCGTCAGAAATATGTCCGCCAGATGCCGGGCCGGCTCTGCGGCGAGACCGTCGACGCGGAAGGCAAGCGCGGCTTCGTGCTGACGCTGTCGACCCGCGAGCAGCATATCCGCCGCGACAAGGCGACGTCCAACATCTGCACCAATTCCGGCCTCTGCTGCCTGGCGTTCACCATCCACATGTCGCTTCTGGGGCAGGCGGGTCTGACCAAGCTCGCCCGCATCAACCACGCCAATGCGGTGAAGCTGAAGAAACGCCTCGCGGACGTTCCGGGCGTGGAAGTCCTGAACAAGGCCTATTTCAACGAATTCACCATCGCCCTGCCGAAAGTGGCGGAGGATGTGGTCGAGCAGCTCAGCCAGCGCGGTATTCTCGCCGGCCTGCCGGTCTCGCGCCTGGAACCGGGCAACAAGGACCTGGCCAATCTGCTGGTCGTAGCCTCGACCGAAGTCAACACGGACGAAGACCGCGCCGCCTTTGCGGACGCACTGAAGGAGGTGCTGGCATGA
- a CDS encoding OsmC family protein produces the protein MAGHYHSAEVDWTCAGDFAANAYSRAHVWRFDGGLEVPASASPSVVPLPYSVEAAVDPEEALVAAISSCHMMSFLHLARRANLNVSGYRDRARGELNRVARGRMAITKVVLRPEVTLAGGDEPDPARLSNLHEEAHGICFIANSVKCEIVVEPAPLRRVAPSRHADV, from the coding sequence ATGGCGGGGCATTATCACTCAGCCGAGGTGGATTGGACCTGCGCCGGCGACTTTGCCGCCAATGCCTATTCCCGCGCGCATGTCTGGCGCTTTGACGGCGGACTGGAAGTCCCCGCAAGCGCCTCGCCGAGTGTTGTGCCCCTGCCGTATTCGGTCGAGGCAGCTGTCGATCCGGAAGAGGCCCTCGTTGCCGCCATCTCCTCCTGCCACATGATGTCCTTTCTGCATCTGGCGCGCCGGGCAAATCTGAACGTGTCCGGCTATCGCGACCGGGCGCGGGGTGAATTGAACCGTGTGGCCAGGGGCAGAATGGCGATCACGAAGGTGGTGCTTCGGCCGGAAGTCACGCTGGCCGGCGGGGACGAGCCGGATCCGGCCCGGCTGAGCAATCTGCACGAAGAGGCGCATGGCATCTGTTTCATCGCCAACTCGGTGAAATGCGAGATTGTGGTGGAGCCCGCACCTCTCCGCCGCGTCGCGCCATCGCGCCACGCAGACGTCTGA